The nucleotide sequence GGTGAAATTACCATAGTAATGCAGGAccttaatattgataaatataaaagtGGTATTGTAAAAGAAGGCAATAATCTTGCTCAAACGAAAGTAGCTGTCCAGGCCATTGCCCAGCTTCATGCTGCGGGATTGGCATACATAGAAAAACACGGAGAAGCAGGATCTTTAGCCGATCTGGCGGAGGAGTTCAAATTCACTTGCTTTGACGAGTATTTTATACGCAACCTGAATACTCTAGCCGAGATGTACGAAGGCACGCCGTTAGCCAAGTCCATGAAATCTTTGATACCGTACACGAAAGATATTCTTGACATGAGGAAGAGGTACCCTCTCCTAAGAACTGTAGTTCATGGGGATTACTGGGCTGGCCAGCTTATGTATTCGGAGGATGGCAGCAACGTCATGATGATTGACTGGCAACACTGTAATGTTGATAATCCTTCCAGTGATATCCTATCAATGCTGTTCATGAGTAGTCACCCTTCAGTGTTGGAGGAGCACTTAGAGGAAGTAATACAGAGTTACTGGGAATCCTTATCGCGTAATGCTGAAAAGTTTGGAGTGTCTCTTGACATTACTTATGATCAATTAAGGAAAAATGTTGACGATTTGATGCTCTTTGGATTCATGATGGTTGGTATTAGCATTCCTGAGTTCCTAGGTGGAGGGAGCCTTACACCTGAGAGGTTGCTTGGGTATGTGAACTTCCTGGAAAGGAAATCCATAGTGTCAAAATATGTGGAGATGATGGAAAAAGAACGTCATGTTTAATGTAGAATCAATAATGATTTACTGAGGTTGAAGTACAAATTGCTTTATGGTTTTACTTTTGGCTTCATTTGATCTAATAATTATTTCCCCGGAGATGATGGAAAAAGAACGTCATGTTTAGTGCAGAAATGTTAATGATTTAATGAAGTTAAAGTATGAATTACTgtattgttttacttttggcttcaTTTGATCTAATAATTATTTCCCCGGTGATGGAAAAGGAACGTCATGTATAGTCTAGAATTGTTAATGATTTAATGAAGTTAAAGTACAAATTACTGCATGGTTTTAATTTTAGCTTCGTTTGGTCTAAGAATTATTCCTCCTTACGGTGGTTAGTGCCATCAAATCACCTcatatcgctcgcttgcgacaacgtcataattgaaaaaaaatgtatttttgagttatccatatagacatactgtattcatcttcaaatgctgatttttttggcaaaagtttcaTAATTGTAGCTAGAAAATTGGTCGCTAGAGGCagtaaatgtcctaacgacatacattaatatgagagtgttttaattgattaaaatggctcgcCTGAAAAGTAGCTacttttgagttatgacgacgttgtcgcaaacgagcgatatgATGTACTGCGGggattacttaagggtctttgcagcgttccttcgccccctagctgcatttgttttatatcctactttatatccttctactttatatCCTACTGCTTCATATCCTTCTACTTTTATAACCTTCTACTTTTATATCCTACTacttttatatccttctacttataTATCCTAGCTTTATATCCTACTacttttatatccttctacttataTATCCtactgctttatatccttctacttataTATCCTAGCTTTATATCCTACTacttttatatccttctacttgtatCTTTCAACTTCACCTCCGCTGCCGCTTCCTCTCTTGCATCTTGCTCTTCAACCTCTTCTAACATTTACCTCAAAATGTAACTTCAGGGTTTACCCTAGATACATTTGGACTGTGAATGGTCTCACAAGCCCCAACACTGGTCTATTTAGCCCAAATTTAAGAATAAAATCCAGTCTTGAAAATGATTtagaaaaattaaagttttataatttataccGGTACATTATACATTTTCCATTGATTTTTAATTTTACCATCGAAGCATCTATTTATCATGCTAGTTGATACTGTTTGAAATGAGTATTTCCCCTTATTATTCACTTCATGGAACTCTCTAAGCTTCAGCCATTCAAGGGGAGAAATAATTATATAGAATCATTCCATGTCACTATATTTGGGAGGAATATTTTACTCTTTATACGCACTGAAATATTTTGAATCCCTGGTCTTTTGAGATAATGGTTAAGTTTACTCAATTCTGAGTTATGGGTAGTTACTAGTAGaaggttcttaacccttttacccccaaaggacgcactggtacgtttcacaaaattcatccctttaccccatggacgtaccggtacatccttgcaaaaaactgctatttaaattttttttgcatattttttataattttttgagaaacttcaggcattttccaaaagaatgagaccaacctaacctctctatgacaaaaattaaagctgtcagagcaatttaaaaaaaaatatatagcaaaatgtgcttgaaaaaaaaaaacgcctgggggttaagggttggaaatttcaaaatagcctgggggtaaaagggttaataggttcCTAGAAGCTGTTTGCAAATCAAATTGATTGCTAgtctaatttttttaaaatttctccAAGGGTatctgaattccatgcctatgatttccagccacaaaagtcaacaaatatttgggtttcatatgaaatagatatcaggttattacaaatgttgtttttcttactgtattaaatgatacaatattgtttttttatagtaTTTCTTTATCTCATCTTTGATATTTTCAGttgtatttgcatatgtatgtCGAAATGTTTGTAAGTTCTGGACCTACTGTAATTAGATAGGAAACTTCATCTTgacttcagttattattattattattattattattattattattattattattattattattattattagccaagctacaacccaagctacaaccctatagtccatttcttttagcgagtcatatttgcaccgactcgcagcggtgcccttttagctcggaaaagtttcctgatcgctgattggttggacaagataattctaaccaatcagcgatcaggaaacttttccgagctaaaagggcaccgttgcgagtcggtgcaaatatgactcactaaaagaaatggactatagttggaaaagcaagatgctataagcccaagggctccaacagggaaaaaatagcccagtgaagaaaggaagcaaggaaataaataaacgatataagaagtaatgaaaaattaaaataaaatattttaaaaaacattaacagcattaaaagagATAATTCATATGTAACTAAAAATCCCGAAAAAAGTAGTGTCATCATCTCGTAGATATAAGAAGCTTCATaaataatacaatacaaatttccaACTCGTTTTAAAGGTGCTTATATCAGTGTTGATGTCACAGTCATAACTTTTATAAATAGAACGGATTTATCTGAGGTGACAGTAAGAAAACAAGATATGACAGCTAATACCTCATGCTACTGAATGCTCTGTTAGGTTGTTCATTATTTCCACTGTTGGTAGAGACGATACATGATGCATATATGacattttttaaatatgtaacttccctggtagttgcatatatatagcttaaatcccgcctTTCGTCGCGCGTGATTTAAGCTATATATGTAACtcccaggtaagtatatttagaaattaattttataataaaaattccatttttcaCTATTCCCATTCTTGGTAGAGTCGATGCATGATGCAAGTACGACATTGGTTTGCCAGTGCTGTCAAGATTTCACTAGAGTTGAAGTCTGACCACTTGGTACACCACTAAATTATCCTTATATCTCTTTATAACTAATGCTCTTTATACTGTAAAACAAGGGTGAGGAAGTAAATGCAACTCCAGTTGTATGAAATACATATCTTTAACAGAATACTATTAAGAAAACAAGATATTCATAGCTAACACCGCATGCTACTGAAGGCGCTGTTAGGTCGTTCATTATTTTTACTGTTGGTAGAGTCGATGCATGATGTATATATGACATTTTTCACTATTTGCATTTTTGGTAGAGTTAGTGCATGTCTAGTTATTGGTAGAATAGTGTCTTACCACCTTGGTACACCACTAAATTATCCTATAACTAATGGGTACTTCTTTATACTGTAAAACAAGGGTGAGGAAGTAAATGCAACTCCAGTTGTATAAAATACATATCCTGTACAGAATACTATTAATTTTAAATCCTATTTTGACTAATGTATTTCTAGACATTGTATCAATAAAACATATTTCTGATTTACTTTGCAATATTCCTTGTCACCAATATCTTAGTCTTCATTAGTAATGCCTTATTATCTGTAGATTTAATTTCTATTGGCATTAGGttgtttgtttgtatttgaatAACAAAAGAAAGTCTGAAAAACcgttttattttgatttctttttgcTGAGACCCTAATACTCAATTGTCTCTTACAAAGTCAAAATTTTGTCTTATTAATATCCTTAACCTATTGTCTTCATCTTGTTTTGATGTGTGTCATCTTTTCAAGTTAGAAGATGATGGTCCTACCATGTTTATAAGTTTTCAAAATGGCTGTTTTTTGATGAATTTGATTTTGTGTTATCGTACCCTTTTTGTGCTAAAGATATCTACATTAGTCGTCTCGGTAGTGTTTTAGTCAATTGTTATTATTAAGGCGTTGTTGCTTTCCTCTACTTCATCTTTTTAACAGATATAATGGAAGGAGTATCTTTTGAGAATACAGAACCTATATAATGAAATATTGatcataaatactgtacatacctCGTACGAAGTTATTCCCTCGGTAGCATCTCATTTAGTGACCTGAGGTCTTTGTAGCATCCCTTGGACCCTTAGTTGCACCCACCTTTTAGTTTACTAATTTACctccattctgttttcctttcttccgTCTCTTTTTCAAtgtcttttcatttttctctcGATAGTGCAACTGTGAGGTTGCCGGGGTTTCCTTCCCCCAGTCACATCTCGGCACTGAATGACCATGGTTCTAGGGTGGGGTCATATAAGTTTAATCCCctattgaaataatgataaaaaggggTTCAGACATTAAAGacctttttattttgataaattgtcATGGCGTTGTAGACTAAGCTACTTAATGTAACTCACCACGAACGTACAAATGAAAGTTAGAGTACTGTATTCTCCAAATATGAAATCAAGATGTCCATAGAGTAAGTAATTTAATAATATCCTCCCACCAAATTTCTTTCATTGTTATAGTGAATAACTGCGACAAGAAATTATTTTCCTAATAAGTACCTGTAACAACAAGACAAATGCAGTTATGCTTTATGTAAATCATTTCTAAAACTTAAAAATGATAATGGGAAACAAAAGGGCAATGAAACATTAAATACATTTAGAGCACATTACTTTTTCACCATATTGATAACCATGTATGGGAAGCACCTTCGATGTCTCTCGTCAGAAATGCTTTAGTCTTCACAGATTTTGTATGTTAGTCTAAGCAGGCGATGGCACTAGTATGGCACGTAGAAATAGGCTATGCTATTCCTCATCTAAATTAGGACTTTATCCTCAAATGCTAGACTTATTCATTAATCAAACAGTTCCGATTTTATTACTGCAAAAACCTTTACTGCTGTTTACATATTGGCCTCAAGCATGCTGCATCTGATAagtaatttcaaatattttcctcgtaaactTGGAACTTTATCGAATAAATAAGTAGATAGATAtggtaaatatttaaattatattttgattttacaCTTTTCTATACAAATGGGACGTCTCACAGGAAGAATTCCTCTCAATATATTAAAAGGTATTGATAATTCTAAATGAACCGATTTGAAGATTGATCTTACAATGAAAAAACTTTAAGATTGTTTGAATTATCTGAGGCTGAAAAGTTTCATCTTAGGTTATAaaccatttaagaaaaataaacaggCCTATTTTTTAATGTATTACTCAAgagattttacatttattattgttattattaaataataattattattatttgctaagctacaaccctagttggaaaagcaggttgctataagcccaggggctccaacagggaaaacagctcagtgaggaaaggaaacaaagaaaaatagaaaattttaagaacaataacattaaaataaatatttcctaaataagctatataaactttaacaaaacaataggaagagaaattacatagaatcatctgcctgagtgtaccctcaagctagagaactctaaaccaagacagtggaaggctatggtacagaggctatggcactacccaagattagagaactatggtttgattttggagtgtcctttgcctagaagaggtgcttaccttagctaaagagtctcttctacctttaccaagagtaatgtggccactgaacattacagtgcagtagttaaccctttgagagaagaattgtctggtaatctcagtgttgtcaggtgtatgaggacagaggagaatatttaaagaataggccagactattcggtgtctgtgtaggcaaatggaaaatgaaccgttaccagagagaagggaccaaagtagtactgtttggcctgtcaaagaccccataactctttagtggtagtatctcaacgggtggctggtgccctggccaacctactatctattacTACTACTTTGATATAAACTCATGAAGGCAATTTCTTCTCAAAGTTAGGctaatgttgttgctattatttACAATGGTGATAAGTTTAGAAATTAgaataataaagatgaaatgatAAAATATAGGTTAGGTATTTTTGGGGGACCTGGCAGTGGTAGCAATTCATACACAGGGGAAGAAGTGAGAATAAATGCTTGCTTGTCAAATAAGGAAGGCAAAATAACATATCCAATACTTGAGATAGTTTGCGTACCAATTTTGTTAAGGTAGTTTGCGTACCAATTTTCTTAAGATATGGGTAGTTTGCAAACCAATTTTCGTAAGATAGTTTGCGTACCAATTTTCTTAAGATATGGGTAGCTTGCGTACCAATTTTAAGGTAGTATGCATACCAATTTTCTTAAGGTAGTTTGCGTACCAATTTTCTTAAGATATGGGTAGTTTGCGTACCAATTTTCTTAAGGTAGTTTGCGTACCAATTTTCTTAAGATATGGGTAGTTTGCGTACCAATTTTCTTAAGATATGGGTAGTTTGCGTACCAATTTTCTTAAGATATGGGTAGTTTGCGTACCAATTTTCTTAAGGTAGTTTGCGTACCAATTTTCTTAAGATATGGGTAGTTTGCGTACCAATTTTCTTAAGATATGGGTAGTTTGCGTACCAATTTTCTTAAGGTAGTTTGCGTACCAATTTTCTTAAGATATGGGTAGTTTGCGTACCAATTTTCTTAAGGTAGTATGCATACCAATTTTCTTAAGATAGTTTGCGTACCAATTTTCTTAAGATATGGGTAGCTTGCGTACCAATTTTAAGGTAGTATGCATACCAATTTTCTTAAGGTAGTTTGCGTACCAATTTTCTTAAGATATGGGTAGTTTGCGTACCAATTTTCTTAAGGTAGTTTGCGTACCAATTTTCTTAAGATATGGGTAGTTTGCGTACCAATTTTCTTAAGGTAGTTTGCGTACCAATTTTCTTAAGATATGGGTAGTTTGCGTACCAATTTTCTTAAGGTAGTATGCATACCAATTTTCTTAAGGTAGTTTGCGTACCAATTTTCTTAAGATATGGGTAGTTTGCAAACCAATTTTCATGATAGTTTGCGTACAAATTTTCTTAGGACAGTTTAGTTTGTGAACCAATCTTCTTAAGATAGTTTGTGTACCAATTTTCTTAAGATAGTTTGCTTACCAATTTTCTTGAGATGGTTTGATTACCAATTTTCTTAAGATAGTTTGCGTACCAATTTTCTTAAGATAGTTTGCAAACCAATTTTCTTAAGATAGTTTGTAAACCAGTTTTTAAAGATAGTTTGAGTACCAATTTTTTAAAGATAGCTTGCGTACCAATGATCTCAAGATACTGTAGTTTGCATGCcaattttttaaagaaagtttgcATACCAATTTTCTTAAGATAGTTTGCAAACCAATTTCCTTAAGATAGTTTGCATACCAATTTTCTTAAGATAGTTTGCATACCAATTTCCTTAAGATAGTTAGCTTACCAATTTTCTTAAGATAGTTTACGAAACAATTTTCTTAAAATAGTTTGTAACCAATTTTCTTAAGCTAGTTTGCGTATCAATTTTCTTAAGATAGTTTACGAAACTATTTTCTTAAAATAGTTTGTAACCCATTTTCCTAAGATAGTTTGCAAACCaattttcttaaaatagtttacgaaacaatattctaaaaatagtttgtAACCaattttcttaaaatagtttacaaaaaaattttctaaaaataGTTTGTAACCAATTTTCTTAAAGTTTATGAAACAATTTTCTAAAAATAGTTTGTAACCAATTTTCTTAAGATAGTTTATGAACCAGTTTTCTTAAGATAGTTTGCGTACCAATTTTCTTAAAATAGTTGCTTACCAATTTTTTTAAGGTAGTTTGCGAACCAATTCTTTAAAGATAGTTTGCAaaccaatttccttttttttatacgaCAAAAGTTCAGAACTGCAATACTGAACAACCGTTATAACCTGTGGACGAGAATTAAGTCCCCCAGAAGCGTGTATTTTAGGCTATAACAAACTACGAAATATCTCCTTTGATTACAGTGTTGGAGACTGTAGTCATGCTCAATACAAACTTCTTATTGCTGAAATACTTGACTGGTGTGTGACTCGGgttttactactctctctctctctctctctctctctctctctctctctctctctctctctctctctctctctctctctctctctctctctctctcaacaagtgtGAAATGCTACAGATCtgaaatgtccaaaaaaaaaaaaaagtgacacttACAATTGAAACGTGGTGTGTAAATCCCTTAGAGTTTAATAACAATGCTACCCTTATTGGAACAATAATTTATCAATATACTCCCTAGCGCAAATAAATTCTTCAATTTATTCCTATCATCCTTCATTAAAGTAGATATTTGTGAAGATAATAATAAGACTAAGATAggatttcattaatattataatattaaacaCATTAGACTattgatatacttttttttattctaattatttgaaATCATTTATAGCAATGACGTGTTTGATGAAGAGTGGCaagattcagtctctctctctccacctcgaAGGGACTGCTATGGTTGCATGGCTGGAAGGAAAGCCAATATATATAGGTAAGTTGTACTTTCTTGTATTTTATGCATTCAGTAGGACTAGCGTTGTATTTATGCGTGTATACGTGGTGATGTCATATTTATTATGGAATTTCTGTCTTGTTTAAATAGattttatacgtttttttttcttttgcaatgagggaatttaatgtatttaaaaaaaatcgatTTCTTAATCAGTAAAGTTTAGAATTTTTAACTTTATTTAAAATCTAGAATTCTTTATCATCAGCAAAATTTAGGattcttaaatattagtaaaattCAGAATTCTTTGCCATCATTCAAATAGGAAATTCTTAACTTTTGTAAAAATTTAGAATTTTCAATCATTAGTAAAATCTAGAATTCTTTATCAGCTGGAAAATTTAGAATTCTTAATCGGTAGGAAAATTTATAAAGCTTAATTATCAGTCAAATTGGGAATTCTTAACTTTTtgtaaaatttagaatttttaatcAGGAAAATTTAGAATTCTTATTCAACAGCTGAAAAATTTAGGattcttaaatattagtaaaattCATAATTCTTTGCCATTTGTCAAATTGGGAATTCTTAACTTTcgttaaaatttagaatttttaatcATCAGTAAATTTAGAATTCTCCATCATCAGGAAAATTTAGAATTCTTAATCATTAGGAAAATTTATAAAGCTTAATTGTCAGTCAAATTGGGAATTCTTAACATTTTGTGAAATTTAGAATTTTTAATCATCAGTAAAATTTAGAATTCTTATTAATCAGAAAAATTTAGAATTCTTATTAATCAGAAAAATCTAGAATTCTTAATCACGAGCAAAATTTAGGATTCTTAATCGTTAGGAAAATTTAGAATTCTCAACTTTCATTAAAATTTAGAATTCATCAAAAGGAAAATTTAGAATTCTTAATCATTAGGGAAATCTAGAATTCTTAATCATTAGGGAAATTTAGAATTCTTAATTATCATTTAGATTGAGATTTCTTAACTTAAAGTAAAATTCAGAATTCTGTATCATCAGGAAAATTTAGAATTCTTCAACATTAGGAAAATTTAGAATTCTTAATCTTATGAAAATTTAGAATTCTTAATCTTCAGGGAAATTTAGAATTCTTAATTATCATTTAGATTGAGATTTCTTAACTTAAAGTAAAATTTAGAATTTGTAATCATCAGGGAAATTTAGAATTCTTAACTCAGTAAAATTTAGAAttcttcaacatcaggaaaatTTAGAATTCTTAATCATCAGGGAAATTTAGAATTCTTAATTATCATTTAGATTGAGATTTCTTAACTTAAAGTAAAATTTAGAATTTGTAATCATCAGGGAAATTTAGAATTCTTAACTCAGTAAAATTTAGAAttcttcaacatcaggaaaatTTAGAATTCTTAATCTTCAGGGAAATTTAGAATTCTTAATTATCATTTAAACTGAGATGTCTCAACTTAAAGTAAAATTCAGAATTCTTAATCATCAGGAATATTTAGGATTCTTAATCATTAGGCAAATTTAGAATTCTGTATCATCAGGAAAATTTAGAGTTCTTAGTCAGCAGTAATTTGTAGGATTCTTAACATTAAAATCTAGAATTCCTAATCATCAGGAATATCTAGAATTCTTAATCAGCagtaaaatttagaattttttatcatcattatcacttttGTCAGTAAACGTTACTTGTAGACCTAGTTAAACAAGAATTGATACTTTTCACTTGCTTGGGAACATatctgactactactactactactacaacaacaacaacaacaacaacaactactactagcaaagctaaaATCGTAACAGACAAAGAGTtttgcaagcccaagggctccagcagagaaagcAATGATTTAGACCTAGTATTGAATAGTATGTTAGTAATAAGGAAAAATACGTTAAAACGACcaatgaaatataataatgatagcaaaatcaataaaattatactGAAATGATATAAGAATAAAGTTATAAATCAAATTATATAACCAGATGGAGTATAATATAGACACATTTGTCTGTACGGTGTGGTCAGTCAGCTAGAAATTTCTCAACCGTCAACTCGGTCTATGGCTTCCTTTGTCCTCAGTATGGTTGAGGTCAACGCTGGGGCAGACTGAGTAATTGAGTTTTGTAGAGACGTAACCAAGGGAAAgctcctgggagagagagagagagagagagagagagagagagagagagagagagagagagagagagagagtcttatttggGAGATGTTAGATAATGTTGGTCTTTTTTAAGGGTAGCCTACTGATGTTGAATACATATCACCTCATATACAGGATATTAGCAATTAATCtacctgctaatatatatatatatatatatatatatatatatatatatatatatatataatatatatatatgtatatatatacatatatatatatgtatatatatatatatatatatacatatatatatatatatatatatatatatatatgtatatatatatatatatatatatatatatatatatatatatatgtatatatatgtatatatatacatatatatatatatatatttatttatatatatatgtataaatatatatatatatatatatatatatatatatatatatatatatatatatatatatatatatatatatataaatgatttcccCTTAAGGTTACCTTTCAGCTGTGACGAATTTACCGTTAgatggttcctctctctctctctctctctctctctctctctctctctctctctctctctctctctctctctctccctcccttaataattattattattatgtttttgtaaTTATCACTGAAAATAATCACACAATTACATCAACCAAACTGTAGACTAGGCCTATGGCCAGTTCACCAAATAGTATAGAAAACTGAACATTTTAGAATATCTTAtggaaaacacacacaaaacaaaatacCTTTAGACCTACACATTCATTTATTGCTTCCCTACTTTTAATTAATTCTATCACATTCTTAGATTCCCATAGGCCTAGAACCCACAAAAACGCGAGTTCCCATAATAGGCCTATGATGGAAAGGTTTCATTCTCGTCAGTATGTTGGATAACCATTTCTTTGGATTTGTATTTTCATAGATTCTTTGGATAAGGGTTTATTTCGTGGCTACGGTTAATTTGTGGCGTTTTCGGTTGATGGCTATGGTTATCATATACAGAGTTGCCATTCAGCGCTTTTTTTGTAGAATTTAgagcggttttttttttcatatcggatacagttgttgttgttattattattattattattattattattattattattacttttattattattattattattattattattatttattcatcagtatttttttattattattagcattattattattattgttgttgttgttgttgctattattattattattattattattattattattattacttgctaagctacaaccctagttggaaaagcaggatgccataagcccaggggctccaacagggaaaatagcccagtgaggaaaggaaataaagaaaaactacaagagtagtttaagatcaataataacattaaaataaacattccatatataaactataacaacttcaaaataacaagaggaagagaaacaagatagaatagtgtgcctgagtgtaccctcaagcaagagaactctaacccaagacagtggaagaccatggtacagaggctatggcacgattTGAAGCCTTTTGGACAATTCCAGCAcgaaatatatgtttttttccaGCTGATATATAATACGATTAACTGGATACCTTCCAGAGTTTTTCTTCCCAGCTGGAAATAATTTCCTCCTTcattgtagagttctcttgcttga is from Palaemon carinicauda isolate YSFRI2023 chromosome 13, ASM3689809v2, whole genome shotgun sequence and encodes:
- the LOC137652513 gene encoding uncharacterized protein isoform X1, translated to MDSDLKPLSLIEDISHHWVEKMLSQKFGNPVTLHSWKYESPETPEGFMSEIVFLKVVYSGSDKEKVQLSLVVKVLPRELERRKVIALGGLDKREIAFYKFVNTQEFKDMCSKNGIKLQVPEVYYASYFNGEITIVMQDLNIDKYKSGIVKEGNNLAQTKVAVQAIAQLHAAGLAYIEKHGEAGSLADLAEEFKFTCFDEYFIRNLNTLAEMYEGTPLAKSMKSLIPYTKDILDMRKRYPLLRTVVHGDYWAGQLMYSEDGSNVMMIDWQHCNVDNPSSDILSMLFMSSHPSVLEEHLEEVIQSYWESLSRNAEKFGVSLDITYDQLRKNVDDLMLFGFMMVGISIPEFLGGGSLTPERLLGYVNFLERKSIVSKYVEMMEKERHV